A region of Chitinophaga horti DNA encodes the following proteins:
- a CDS encoding carbohydrate-binding family 9-like protein, with protein sequence MCRLSRSAKNALTGLLLTMAALTVNGQTVFPEQLNYECLFTSDSITIDGKGNEATWRKAPWTEDFGDIEGAKKPKPVLRTRVKMLWNDRYLFVFAEMQEPALQASLHRRDTIIYQDNDFEIFIDPNGDTHQYFEIEVNAHNTIMDLFMAKPYRNGGNAMINWDVKGLHSAVQLYGTLNQPNDRDSAWTVEMAIPFSALATYKERVRPQENTRWRINFSRVQWDWDVVNGQYQKRKGANGRPLPEHNWVWSPQGIVDMHAPERWGNLWFRNTAGGTAAPSAEDEAARRLLWTVYYKQQQYRRQKGSYATATAQLELTGSKGLKLEATSRQFNARVQSGNTTWIIDQEGRITMEN encoded by the coding sequence ATGTGCAGATTATCAAGGAGCGCAAAGAACGCCCTTACGGGCCTGCTACTTACGATGGCGGCTTTAACAGTGAACGGACAAACGGTTTTCCCGGAACAACTTAATTATGAATGCCTTTTTACGAGTGATAGTATTACCATAGATGGAAAAGGTAATGAGGCGACGTGGCGTAAAGCGCCGTGGACTGAGGATTTTGGCGATATAGAAGGCGCTAAAAAGCCGAAGCCCGTACTGCGCACCCGTGTTAAGATGTTATGGAACGACCGCTACCTTTTTGTTTTTGCAGAGATGCAGGAACCCGCCTTGCAGGCCAGTCTGCACCGGCGCGACACCATTATTTACCAGGACAATGACTTCGAAATTTTTATCGACCCTAACGGAGATACCCATCAATATTTCGAGATAGAAGTAAATGCACATAATACCATCATGGACCTGTTCATGGCCAAACCATACCGTAACGGCGGCAATGCGATGATCAATTGGGACGTGAAGGGCTTACACTCGGCGGTGCAGCTATACGGCACATTGAATCAACCTAATGATAGGGACAGCGCGTGGACGGTGGAGATGGCCATCCCTTTTTCGGCACTGGCCACTTATAAAGAGCGGGTACGTCCGCAGGAAAACACCCGTTGGCGCATCAACTTTTCGCGTGTGCAGTGGGACTGGGACGTGGTGAACGGGCAATACCAGAAGCGTAAAGGTGCAAATGGCCGGCCGTTACCCGAACATAACTGGGTATGGTCGCCGCAGGGTATTGTGGACATGCATGCACCGGAACGTTGGGGCAACCTGTGGTTTCGTAACACTGCCGGAGGAACAGCCGCACCGTCTGCCGAAGATGAAGCGGCGCGTCGGTTATTGTGGACTGTATATTACAAGCAGCAACAGTACCGCCGGCAGAAGGGAAGCTACGCTACCGCAACCGCGCAGCTGGAGCTTACGGGCAGCAAAGGCCTGAAACTGGAAGCTACATCGCGGCAATTTAATGCACGCGTGCAATCGGGCAACACCACCTGGATCATTGACCAGGAAGGCCGCATTACGATGGAGAACTAA
- a CDS encoding RDD family protein: protein MTSIKIPTVFNIDLEFEAADMGRRLLAYGIDVAIRVAYYMLIGFLISRLIDDSLLATLLEWLILWIPIALYFPLTEITMKGQTIGKKIMQLRVVGMYGNDPSLSQHFIRWVFRLIESPLVIMFAGIIIAYGATDLAGATAIISLLLFFTPLIVIARSELKQRIGDIAAGTIVISVKEKASLKDTIFREINDDRYQPTFTQILRLSDKDLNKVRELLDRSLKTNDHVLAARVAQRIKEVLSIETDMEPMQFLETLLNDYNYLVTRSA, encoded by the coding sequence ATGACATCCATTAAAATACCTACTGTTTTTAATATCGACCTCGAATTTGAGGCGGCGGATATGGGCAGGCGTTTGCTGGCCTATGGCATCGACGTGGCGATAAGGGTGGCTTATTATATGCTGATCGGTTTCCTGATCAGCCGGCTCATCGACGATTCGCTCCTTGCCACCCTGCTCGAATGGCTGATATTATGGATTCCTATCGCATTGTATTTCCCGTTAACGGAAATTACCATGAAAGGGCAAACGATCGGTAAAAAGATCATGCAGCTTCGCGTGGTGGGCATGTACGGCAATGATCCGTCGCTGAGTCAGCACTTTATCCGCTGGGTATTTCGTTTGATCGAGTCGCCGCTGGTGATCATGTTTGCAGGCATCATTATCGCTTATGGCGCTACTGACCTTGCCGGCGCTACCGCTATTATTTCCCTGCTGCTGTTTTTTACCCCGTTGATCGTGATCGCCCGCTCGGAGCTGAAACAGCGCATTGGTGATATTGCCGCCGGCACCATCGTTATCTCTGTTAAAGAAAAAGCTTCACTGAAGGATACGATCTTCCGCGAAATTAATGACGACCGCTATCAGCCTACTTTTACACAGATCCTGCGCCTGTCTGACAAAGACCTTAACAAAGTGCGCGAGCTGCTGGACCGGTCCCTCAAAACGAATGACCATGTACTGGCGGCCAGGGTTGCACAGCGTATCAAAGAAGTATTATCTATCGAAACAGATATGGAACCTATGCAGTTCCTTGAAACCTTGCTCAACGATTATAACTACCTGGTAACGCGGTCGGCATAA
- a CDS encoding Ig-like domain-containing protein, with protein MRKFLLLIIILVACSQVFAQAELTERVPAATSDYNTNRGPNGTTDHRSFRGVMILTAAELANIPANTPLTRASFFYRNGANVAANGTLKFYLQNTTDATNQKTSTWTDVINGMSEAYSGAYTIPAGTATEAFFQFGTPFQYNGGGLYVAYEYVGSTFASSPAAYQVNNSLNSSLKNEASNTTTPPAILTSTTNIRPQLIFAYQNPYTNEASIASLRLNRSIENKFMYPGNGIRVEVQNRGSQDRTAVPVTITVTGANPYSETQAIPLLQAGQSVVLNFNALPTNVSGTQTITATLPGDDNNANNSKSVTQQVDCSRMRYYEELTTPSPIGYGAGNGTVALKFVAPPVTPVLVKGLNLRLSSHASAPGTTLYGVLIDKDGVELDRTDPVTLASSDLGTVKSFEFLAPTQLPAGEEFYLGIAQEVTGSGILPLSAYATVNVQYQPFYTIHPSGAPIIPVTTLTVTPGIEAIVDGLPVTLAASATEVCAGTPVTFTATSGFAYPAFQFTSGATVLQSTAANALSYAPASDVQVVVGGLYNGCPVVSNPVDVTVKPAPVVAAITGDATVCGNATTQLANATPGGVWSSSDINIATVDAGGLVTGVAGGAVVISYNVTANGCTTVATHQLNVNTPGVISPTTGTSDICVGASTTLANPTPGGTWSSSDINVATVTNGVVTSVAAGTATIVYAVADASGCSGTANFDITVHALPAVPVITGSTAVCENEQITLASVTTGGVWSVNDAAVATIHASTGVVNGIADGNAVITYAITDGAGCSNAGTYNITVNPAATVAAITGANSMCVNSNVILSNATTGGAWSSSDEAIAEVNATTGEVTGIAAGAATITYTVSNANGCTASATYVVTVNALPALLPISGSNTLCIGTSATLTNATAGGAWTTSDPAIVNVNATTGEISGIAAGVSTITYNITNANGCVGSRTLDVEVAASVTVPAFTGGRGVCEGSTLDLDNTRTGGVWSTDNAAIADVDASTGVVTGISAGIANITYTLTVATGCSGSYSDAVQVNAKPAAPVVTGATEVCEGGSITLNGSGTGSWSSANTAIATVDAATGIVTGISAGTTAIIYNIVSADGCGNSTAYNVTVKGKPAPGTISGGNSVCVNNTLNLTSSVSGGVWSTGNGGFAGIDAATGVVTGLASGAETITYTVTSAGCTNSTSTTVTVNANPIVPAITGTTTVCSGASTILANSLAGGVWSSGNTAVAQVSNGVVSGISAGTAVITYTVTNASGCTASQQITVTVNALPAAGTISGGSNVCVNGSLNLTSSVSGGSWLSDNTSIATINNGLLTGVAEGSVNIVYTVTSNGCTGTSQLPVSVRAVPVLSGIVGTNILCTGGTATLTNSTAGGTWTVDQPGIVTVSATGVVTGISAGDAVITYTFTNANNCAASVTHPLRVNAAPAAITFAGGDKVCIGSAIQLTPSVAGGTWTTSDAAIANVANGLVTGVTAGTATISYAVATTGGCTATGTQTVTVSALPTAGTIGGAGNVCVGGETQLTASVTGGIWSSGNINTAYVNTLGMVSGVAAGTATIRYTVANAAGCSNTAEFAMTVNSAVNAGAITGGDNVCIGSSIQLANATAGGVWSSANNAIATISNSGLVTGMAAGTVQITYTLTGTGGCTASVAHQVTVNALPSVTITSADSVCIADGKVTLTANVVGGAWSGEGTFTGNEWNFANLGVGTTVITYTYTNDKGCVATTTKTIRRVDCRVIDTRPGVLLSFDLMPNPATNYIKMKVAVESGAGTWTVQVTDLSGKRRMTYLTELIIGANEKVLDISSLPSGIYFLTLRHGDKSKTVSFMKAK; from the coding sequence ATGAGGAAATTTTTACTACTGATCATCATACTGGTTGCCTGTTCGCAGGTATTTGCACAGGCCGAGCTGACAGAACGCGTGCCGGCCGCTACCAGTGATTATAATACGAATCGCGGTCCTAACGGCACCACCGACCATCGTTCCTTCCGTGGTGTGATGATACTCACTGCTGCCGAACTGGCGAACATCCCGGCTAACACGCCGCTCACCAGGGCCAGCTTCTTTTATCGTAACGGCGCCAATGTTGCCGCTAACGGTACCCTTAAGTTTTACCTGCAAAATACCACGGACGCTACCAACCAAAAAACCAGTACCTGGACGGATGTAATCAATGGCATGAGCGAAGCTTATTCCGGTGCCTACACCATACCGGCAGGTACTGCTACGGAGGCGTTCTTTCAATTCGGCACGCCTTTCCAGTATAATGGAGGCGGTTTATACGTGGCCTACGAATATGTGGGCAGTACCTTCGCCAGTTCACCTGCTGCATACCAGGTAAACAACAGCCTGAACTCCAGTTTAAAGAATGAAGCCAGTAACACCACAACGCCTCCGGCTATATTAACCAGCACGACCAATATTCGTCCGCAGCTGATATTTGCTTATCAGAACCCGTATACGAACGAGGCAAGCATCGCGAGTCTGCGACTGAATCGTTCTATCGAAAATAAATTCATGTACCCTGGTAACGGCATTCGCGTAGAAGTACAGAACCGCGGCAGCCAGGACCGTACGGCCGTGCCGGTTACCATTACTGTAACGGGCGCCAACCCTTACAGCGAAACCCAGGCCATCCCGCTACTGCAGGCCGGGCAATCAGTGGTACTAAATTTTAACGCACTGCCCACGAATGTAAGCGGCACACAAACCATAACAGCTACTTTGCCGGGCGACGATAATAACGCGAACAACAGTAAATCTGTTACGCAGCAGGTTGACTGTTCCCGCATGCGCTACTACGAGGAGCTGACGACGCCATCGCCGATCGGTTATGGTGCTGGTAATGGTACTGTTGCCCTCAAGTTTGTGGCACCGCCTGTTACCCCCGTCCTGGTAAAAGGCTTAAATCTTCGCCTGTCGTCACATGCCAGCGCACCCGGCACCACCCTGTACGGTGTGCTGATCGATAAGGATGGCGTTGAGCTCGACCGTACGGATCCAGTCACACTTGCGTCCAGTGATCTTGGTACCGTGAAAAGTTTTGAATTTCTTGCACCGACACAATTGCCGGCAGGGGAAGAATTTTACCTGGGCATTGCCCAGGAAGTAACCGGCAGCGGCATATTACCACTCAGCGCCTATGCTACGGTGAATGTACAGTATCAACCCTTTTATACGATCCACCCCAGTGGTGCGCCCATCATTCCGGTTACTACTTTAACCGTTACCCCGGGCATTGAAGCCATAGTGGACGGATTGCCCGTAACACTCGCCGCTTCTGCTACAGAAGTATGTGCAGGTACACCGGTTACTTTCACCGCTACTTCCGGCTTTGCTTACCCGGCGTTCCAGTTTACATCTGGTGCTACCGTATTACAAAGCACCGCAGCCAACGCCCTTAGTTATGCGCCTGCCAGCGATGTGCAGGTGGTGGTAGGGGGACTTTACAATGGTTGCCCGGTAGTCAGCAACCCGGTAGATGTAACGGTGAAGCCTGCCCCAGTGGTAGCTGCCATCACCGGCGACGCGACCGTTTGCGGCAATGCGACCACCCAACTGGCAAACGCTACCCCTGGTGGCGTGTGGAGCAGCAGTGATATAAATATAGCAACGGTGGATGCGGGCGGCCTGGTAACAGGTGTTGCCGGAGGCGCCGTGGTCATTTCCTATAATGTGACTGCAAATGGTTGTACAACCGTGGCTACGCACCAGTTGAATGTAAATACGCCGGGCGTGATCAGTCCAACTACTGGTACGAGTGATATCTGCGTAGGTGCCTCTACTACGTTGGCGAACCCGACACCTGGTGGTACCTGGAGCAGCAGTGATATCAACGTAGCTACGGTAACTAACGGTGTGGTAACCTCCGTTGCAGCCGGCACAGCTACGATCGTTTATGCAGTCGCCGATGCGAGCGGCTGCTCCGGCACGGCGAACTTCGACATAACGGTACACGCATTGCCTGCGGTGCCTGTCATCACCGGCAGCACAGCGGTTTGCGAAAACGAACAAATCACACTGGCCAGTGTTACCACCGGCGGTGTATGGTCTGTTAACGATGCTGCGGTTGCTACCATTCATGCATCAACCGGTGTAGTGAATGGCATTGCCGACGGTAACGCTGTCATTACTTATGCTATAACTGATGGTGCAGGATGTTCTAATGCCGGCACATATAATATTACCGTAAACCCGGCTGCGACAGTGGCTGCCATCACCGGTGCTAACAGTATGTGTGTGAATAGCAATGTTATTCTTTCAAACGCTACTACAGGTGGTGCCTGGAGTAGCAGCGATGAAGCGATTGCCGAAGTAAATGCCACTACCGGCGAGGTAACGGGTATCGCTGCAGGTGCGGCTACTATCACTTACACCGTGTCTAACGCAAATGGTTGTACCGCTTCGGCTACCTACGTGGTAACCGTTAATGCACTGCCAGCCTTACTGCCAATTTCCGGCAGCAACACCTTGTGTATCGGCACCAGCGCTACGCTCACTAACGCAACTGCGGGCGGTGCCTGGACTACCAGCGATCCAGCAATCGTAAATGTGAATGCGACTACCGGCGAAATTTCTGGTATTGCAGCAGGTGTAAGCACAATTACTTATAACATTACAAACGCAAATGGCTGCGTGGGCAGCCGTACGCTGGATGTAGAGGTAGCCGCGTCTGTAACCGTACCTGCCTTTACCGGCGGTCGCGGAGTATGCGAAGGCAGCACATTAGATTTAGATAATACGAGAACAGGCGGCGTATGGTCCACCGACAATGCAGCCATCGCTGACGTAGATGCCAGCACAGGCGTAGTGACCGGCATTAGCGCGGGCATTGCCAATATTACATATACACTTACCGTGGCGACAGGTTGCTCCGGCTCTTACAGCGATGCGGTACAGGTAAATGCTAAACCGGCAGCACCCGTAGTGACCGGTGCTACGGAAGTTTGCGAAGGCGGCAGCATCACCCTGAATGGCAGCGGCACTGGTAGCTGGAGCAGCGCCAACACCGCTATTGCCACTGTGGATGCCGCTACTGGCATAGTGACCGGCATAAGTGCAGGTACGACCGCTATCATATACAATATTGTTTCAGCAGATGGATGCGGTAACAGCACCGCCTATAATGTAACTGTTAAAGGCAAACCTGCACCCGGCACCATCAGTGGCGGTAACAGCGTTTGTGTGAACAATACGTTGAACCTGACGAGCAGCGTAAGCGGCGGGGTATGGTCTACCGGCAACGGAGGCTTTGCGGGCATTGATGCTGCAACCGGTGTTGTAACCGGACTGGCTTCCGGTGCGGAAACCATTACCTATACTGTTACCAGCGCAGGCTGTACAAACAGTACTTCGACTACTGTTACTGTAAACGCCAACCCTATCGTTCCTGCCATTACCGGCACAACGACTGTTTGCAGCGGTGCTTCCACCATCCTGGCGAATAGCCTGGCAGGTGGTGTTTGGAGCAGTGGCAATACCGCCGTGGCACAGGTGAGCAACGGCGTAGTAAGCGGTATTAGCGCGGGTACGGCCGTTATCACTTACACCGTAACAAATGCATCCGGTTGTACGGCAAGCCAGCAAATTACCGTAACGGTGAATGCTCTTCCGGCGGCCGGCACTATCAGCGGTGGCAGCAACGTGTGTGTAAACGGAAGCTTGAATTTAACGAGCAGTGTAAGCGGCGGCAGCTGGCTGAGTGACAATACATCGATCGCTACGATCAATAATGGCCTGTTGACCGGCGTAGCTGAAGGCAGCGTGAATATCGTATACACGGTTACGAGCAACGGTTGTACCGGTACTTCGCAACTGCCGGTAAGCGTGCGCGCAGTGCCTGTATTAAGTGGCATCGTAGGCACGAACATTCTTTGTACCGGTGGTACCGCTACCCTTACAAACAGTACTGCCGGCGGCACCTGGACGGTCGACCAGCCAGGTATTGTCACGGTGAGTGCAACGGGCGTAGTAACTGGTATTTCCGCAGGGGATGCCGTAATTACCTATACGTTCACGAATGCAAACAATTGTGCCGCCAGCGTTACGCATCCACTGAGAGTAAACGCAGCACCAGCAGCCATTACCTTTGCCGGTGGCGATAAAGTATGTATCGGCTCGGCGATTCAATTAACCCCATCTGTGGCAGGCGGCACATGGACTACTTCTGATGCAGCTATCGCTAATGTTGCGAATGGCCTGGTTACAGGTGTAACAGCGGGTACGGCGACGATCAGCTACGCTGTGGCAACGACAGGCGGTTGTACCGCTACCGGTACCCAAACGGTGACGGTTAGCGCATTACCTACCGCCGGTACGATCGGTGGTGCAGGCAATGTGTGCGTAGGTGGTGAAACCCAATTAACGGCTTCCGTAACCGGCGGCATCTGGAGCAGCGGTAATATTAATACAGCCTATGTGAATACATTGGGTATGGTTAGCGGGGTGGCGGCTGGTACGGCAACGATCCGTTATACGGTGGCTAACGCAGCAGGTTGCAGCAATACTGCCGAATTTGCCATGACGGTAAACAGCGCCGTAAATGCAGGCGCAATCACCGGTGGCGATAACGTGTGTATCGGCTCCAGCATACAGCTGGCGAATGCAACCGCCGGTGGTGTTTGGAGCAGCGCAAATAATGCGATAGCCACCATCAGCAATAGCGGCCTGGTAACAGGCATGGCGGCAGGTACGGTGCAGATTACGTATACACTTACCGGAACAGGCGGTTGTACTGCTTCGGTTGCCCACCAGGTAACCGTGAATGCATTGCCGTCCGTAACGATTACCAGTGCCGATTCTGTTTGTATTGCAGATGGAAAGGTGACGCTCACGGCCAATGTAGTCGGCGGTGCCTGGAGCGGCGAAGGCACGTTTACGGGTAACGAATGGAACTTTGCTAACCTGGGTGTAGGTACAACGGTCATCACTTATACATATACCAACGACAAGGGTTGTGTGGCCACAACGACTAAAACCATTCGCCGCGTAGATTGCCGCGTGATCGATACACGTCCTGGTGTGTTACTCTCCTTCGACCTGATGCCAAACCCGGCTACGAACTACATCAAAATGAAAGTAGCGGTAGAATCAGGTGCCGGTACATGGACGGTACAGGTAACTGATCTTTCCGGTAAAAGGCGCATGACTTATCTTACGGAACTCATTATCGGGGCCAACGAAAAGGTACTCGATATCAGCAGCCTGCCGTCGGGTATTTACTTCCTGACGTTAAGGCACGGTGATAAATCAAAAACAGTTTCTTTCATGAAAGCGAAATAA
- a CDS encoding family 10 glycosylhydrolase, whose protein sequence is MDKRSFLKSLGLGSLAFGAAPARSIARTTVTAAPTRISHRVWINPDHKDRDADIRERYAAYFKAGIRDLFFEDDSEAHFRIAKQQGMKAHRWMWTMNQGNKQLMATHPEWYAVNRKGESCVNHPPYVNYYRWLCPSKPEVLEHLKTQVNTILSRKEVDGFHLDYIRYCDVILPVNLWSKYGIDQSRELPEYDFCYCNTCRESYKKQTGQDPLDMEHPDQSPSWRLFRYKRINNVVNTLAAVAHQHKKPISAAVFPTPEIAKRIVRQDWTNWDLDAVMPMIYHGFYRENVSWIGDAVQEGVSALHRKFPLYAGLFLPDFNNNYDDLDQAVKLSIRNGAAGVSIFGQVTPEVLKVLSANR, encoded by the coding sequence ATGGATAAACGCAGCTTTCTGAAATCGCTGGGCCTTGGCAGCCTGGCCTTTGGCGCGGCCCCTGCGCGCAGCATTGCCCGTACTACTGTAACCGCTGCCCCTACGCGCATCTCGCACCGCGTGTGGATCAATCCAGATCATAAGGATAGGGACGCCGACATTCGGGAGCGGTATGCGGCTTATTTTAAGGCGGGCATTCGTGATTTGTTTTTCGAGGATGATAGCGAGGCACATTTCCGCATCGCCAAACAGCAGGGCATGAAGGCGCACCGCTGGATGTGGACGATGAACCAGGGCAACAAACAGCTGATGGCAACCCACCCGGAATGGTACGCCGTTAACCGGAAGGGCGAATCCTGCGTCAACCATCCACCCTATGTAAATTATTACCGGTGGCTTTGCCCCAGCAAACCGGAAGTGCTCGAACACTTAAAAACACAGGTAAACACCATTTTATCCCGTAAAGAAGTAGATGGATTTCACCTCGATTATATCCGCTACTGCGATGTGATACTGCCCGTTAACCTTTGGTCGAAGTATGGCATTGATCAATCGCGCGAGTTGCCGGAGTACGACTTCTGCTACTGTAATACCTGCCGGGAAAGCTATAAAAAACAAACCGGCCAGGACCCGCTGGACATGGAACATCCCGACCAAAGCCCGTCCTGGAGGCTGTTCCGCTACAAGCGCATCAACAACGTAGTTAACACACTCGCCGCGGTGGCGCATCAACATAAAAAACCGATTTCGGCTGCCGTATTTCCCACACCCGAAATTGCCAAACGCATCGTTCGGCAGGATTGGACCAACTGGGACCTGGATGCTGTTATGCCGATGATCTATCATGGCTTTTACCGCGAAAACGTAAGCTGGATAGGCGACGCCGTGCAGGAAGGCGTAAGTGCCCTGCATCGTAAGTTTCCGCTTTACGCAGGCCTGTTCCTGCCCGATTTCAACAACAATTACGACGACCTCGACCAGGCGGTAAAACTTTCCATCCGCAATGGGGCGGCCGGTGTTTCGATCTTTGGGCAGGTAACGCCGGAGGTGTTGAAAGTGCTATCGGCAAACCGGTAG
- a CDS encoding DUF4350 domain-containing protein, translated as MKKNVIIFTIIGLAVLLGSLLLASLAYVGSDTPGTDRRERPLSLAYRNKDVYGGYMAHQLLPGLFKGPLLTVTKSFSRTYENATHMKSVEPTAYVLLANRLYTSDADVEAMKMYVEAGHQLFIAASDVDSAFMDAFNFSIKDGGLRERGHGLTEEFVNSSLKPSKFYYPGSQANGSFDAVDTAVTNVLGLNANGDPNFVRITRGNGQLFLCLNPYVFTNYFLSRGTNRHALEHMMAYMREDISTLYWDEYYKHQTSRPTEDFSNWSVLMRYPAMRWAFMLALLLLLLFVLFESKRRQRIIPVKPPLANTSLEFVKTLGALYFSHHNNLNLAHKMSTQFLEYVRNKYNLNTSVLDEQFIHRLSRKSNHSIEEVSTIIRMIDHVRLTSSLSDQELTSFYKSVYHFYQKTN; from the coding sequence GTGAAGAAGAACGTTATCATATTCACCATTATCGGACTGGCGGTGTTACTCGGCTCGCTGTTACTGGCATCGCTGGCTTACGTGGGTAGCGATACGCCCGGTACGGACCGCCGCGAACGGCCTTTATCGCTCGCCTACCGGAATAAAGACGTGTACGGCGGTTACATGGCACATCAACTGCTGCCCGGACTATTCAAAGGCCCGTTGCTGACGGTTACCAAATCATTCAGCCGTACCTACGAAAATGCCACGCACATGAAGTCTGTGGAGCCTACGGCTTATGTATTGCTGGCCAACAGGCTGTATACTTCCGATGCGGACGTTGAAGCCATGAAAATGTATGTAGAAGCCGGCCATCAGTTGTTCATCGCCGCCAGCGACGTGGATTCCGCTTTTATGGATGCGTTTAATTTTTCGATAAAAGACGGCGGCTTGCGGGAGCGCGGGCACGGGTTAACGGAGGAGTTCGTAAACAGCTCACTGAAACCCTCGAAGTTCTATTACCCGGGCAGCCAGGCAAACGGCAGCTTTGATGCCGTGGATACAGCAGTAACGAACGTGCTGGGACTGAACGCGAACGGAGATCCAAACTTTGTACGTATTACACGCGGTAACGGCCAGTTATTCCTTTGTCTCAATCCCTATGTATTCACCAACTACTTCCTGTCACGCGGCACCAACCGCCATGCGCTGGAGCATATGATGGCGTATATGCGGGAGGATATCAGTACGCTTTACTGGGATGAATATTATAAACATCAAACGTCGCGGCCGACCGAAGATTTTTCTAACTGGAGTGTATTGATGCGTTACCCCGCCATGCGCTGGGCCTTTATGCTCGCCTTGTTGCTGTTGTTGCTTTTCGTACTGTTCGAGAGTAAACGCCGGCAGCGCATCATACCGGTTAAACCACCGTTGGCCAATACCTCGCTGGAGTTCGTCAAAACATTGGGCGCGCTGTACTTCTCGCATCATAATAACCTGAACCTGGCGCATAAAATGAGCACGCAGTTTTTGGAATATGTGCGCAACAAGTACAACCTTAATACAAGCGTGCTGGACGAGCAGTTCATTCATCGCCTGTCGCGAAAATCCAATCACAGCATCGAGGAGGTGTCGACCATCATTCGTATGATCGATCATGTGCGGCTGACAAGCAGCTTATCAGACCAGGAACTTACATCATTCTATAAAAGCGTTTACCATTTTTATCAAAAAACTAACTAG
- a CDS encoding stage II sporulation protein M: protein MRESLFIKKNLERWKRYQEQPTDDPDEMAERFTTLLDDLAYAKTFYSGNSSAKYINSMAAVIYRRIYSSRSQPGRIRRFFQYELPLLFARYHRLFLFTFCYFLLFCIIAAFSAAHDETFVRGVMGDEYVNMTERNITAGDPFGVYGSENEWLMWVRIAYNNIQVAIYCFIAGIFLSAGTLWLLTTNGIMLGSFQYYFFAKGLGMQSVLTIWIHGTLEISAIVIAGTAGLVLGNSLLFPGTHKRVDSLKRGARDGIKIIISLVPIFIAAAFLESFITRNARSMPIWMSAIILGGSLALIVWYFIIYPIKLKRAGFSLNADGKPQRVKV from the coding sequence ATGAGAGAATCCCTTTTTATTAAGAAAAACCTGGAGCGCTGGAAACGCTACCAGGAGCAACCCACGGATGACCCCGATGAGATGGCGGAACGTTTTACCACCCTGCTCGACGACCTGGCATACGCGAAAACGTTTTACAGCGGTAACAGCTCCGCTAAGTATATTAACAGCATGGCCGCCGTTATTTACCGCCGCATTTACAGCAGTCGTAGTCAGCCCGGCCGCATCCGGCGCTTTTTCCAATATGAGCTGCCGCTGTTGTTCGCCCGGTATCACCGCCTGTTCCTTTTTACGTTTTGCTACTTCCTGCTGTTTTGCATTATCGCGGCCTTTTCCGCCGCGCATGACGAAACCTTTGTAAGAGGCGTAATGGGCGACGAGTACGTGAATATGACGGAACGTAACATTACTGCCGGCGATCCTTTCGGGGTGTACGGATCGGAAAACGAATGGCTGATGTGGGTGCGCATCGCCTATAACAATATCCAGGTAGCGATCTACTGCTTTATAGCCGGCATCTTCCTGTCGGCCGGCACGCTCTGGTTGCTTACGACCAATGGTATCATGCTCGGCTCTTTCCAATATTACTTCTTCGCGAAGGGGTTGGGAATGCAGTCTGTACTCACGATCTGGATCCACGGTACGCTGGAAATATCGGCCATCGTCATTGCCGGTACGGCCGGGCTAGTATTGGGTAACAGCCTGCTTTTTCCCGGTACGCACAAACGTGTCGATTCTTTGAAACGGGGCGCCCGCGATGGGATTAAAATTATCATTTCCCTGGTGCCGATCTTTATCGCCGCCGCCTTCCTGGAGAGTTTTATTACCCGTAATGCACGGTCTATGCCTATTTGGATGAGCGCTATTATACTTGGCGGCTCGCTTGCACTGATCGTCTGGTACTTTATTATTTATCCCATTAAACTGAAACGTGCCGGCTTTAGCCTGAACGCCGACGGTAAACCACAACGGGTAAAAGTATAG